A region from the Acanthopagrus latus isolate v.2019 chromosome 8, fAcaLat1.1, whole genome shotgun sequence genome encodes:
- the pidd1 gene encoding p53-induced death domain-containing protein 1, which yields MERSSEEGAAPDEEDGDQEGMKAGAEEAGCNPSRTTSNSGVPDPAVLAVRLWRGLVHQDQETGGVVPDGRAADDEPERDAPSVSPSSFMDTCAPSISSLSSSSTHHQPNLYPSSSSSSSSSSVLSLTPPLPPSVELSAVLTDTRLTLDVYQGGAAALPLIWGSVPGQLRRVQYLRLGSEDKPGLDGALDVLPNLTELRSLAIRGHSFYDAQGDPLPGLLTTLPTSVSSLSHLAHLDLSFNQLSCLPPCLLSLPVLTSLLLCHNHLSALPPDIGWLSSLTYLSLLGNELVSLPPSLGQLKALQTLDVSHNLLQQLPDEIGSLGELVKLELSHNKLRQLPECMGSLLSLRELVIYSNDLRLIPHCLNKLPLLKIDVRDNPLGQPPTPPPLPPTPGQAETKIPELHLGFNQHSFCVSSAGCHVFLPGGAELLFPPGCLLKTTRLEWAVKRPEREWVQLEEHDILLSRPLELRPHGITFLKPVEVCVPYHRTRRREVVVQRFDGQSCSTLPTVLRRGSETHSSHPGGRPARLACCAVRHFSWFMAVSRPVKDSCSVTPAGALLVSTADPGIKLHFPPDSTVQTRTITLQVLHVSVSEVQAVCGDPQASVSPLLCLSQTPSTDFLQPIKVQVPLPSGVTGHTVDMSCLHLLHGDPTAQTWTDITSQVSLYVTHLYAIFYITHFSWYWLWYTTQRCVSGVVRKVYQRLKQFKVQFLVLQRKTDPSQVMLQCLPSNKVDSRVESLSEQYDGPQPSDLCDLLEGEQFFAGFERGLDISTERPDCVGGRLCFVFYSSLKNLKEVYICPAQGRNGPVRGQVSFYRGEIPNNLPEEVARKRKGDDSQWLATLPLRLPALNSDNSFIMEEPQYPPLNLGDPESGYLTEANLLSISLQIGQDWRVIGINLGLSYQELDRIQYKYRDNLGDLVLDMLFHWARGQRNAGPGAVTRLVAAMIESGRRDVADEIEDIVSIGRRKYSESLRRVGLEAESSSLGETQQ from the exons ATGGAGAGAAGCAGTGAGGAGGGTGCAGCTCCCGATGAAGAGGACGGAGACCAGGAAGGAATGAAGGCGGGGGCTGAAGAAGCGGGGTGTAACCCATCAAGAACAACATCCAATAGTGGAGTACCGGACCCTGCTGTTTTGGCTGTGAGGCTGTGGAGAGGACTTGTGCACCAGGACCAGGAGACAGGTGGTGTGGTGCCTGATGGTCGAGCAGCAGATGATGAGCCAGAGAGGGAtgctccctctgtgtctccctccaGTTTCATGGACACCTGTGCTCCCTCCATATcaagcctctcctcctcctccacccatcaTCAACCCAATTTGtatccgtcctcctcctcctcctcctcctcttcttctgttttgtctctgactCCACCCTTGCCTCCTTCTGTGGAGCTCTCAGCTGTGTTGACTGATACGAGGCTGACCCTGGACGTGTACCAGGGAGGAGCAGCTGCACTGCCTCTGATTTGGGGGTCCGTCCCAGGGCAGCTGAGGAGGGTCCAGTACCTGAGACTGGGCTCTGAGGATAAACCAGGCCTGGATGGTGCACTGGATGTCCTTCCTAATCTGACAGAGCTGCGCTCACTGGCTATCAGGG GACACAGTTTTTATGATGCGCAAGGTGACCCGCTGCCTGGCCTCCTCACCACTCTGCCCACTTcagtttcctccctctctcatcttgCACACCTGGATCTCTCTTTCAACCAGCTCTCCTGTCTGCCACCCTGCCTCCTCAGCTTGCCTGTGCTGACCTCTTTGCTCCTCTGTCACAACCACCTCTCAGCTTTGCCTCCTGATATAGGCTGGCTGTCTTCCCTCACCTACCTCTCCCTCCTGGGGAACGAGCTGGTCTCTCTTCCCCCGAGTCTGGGTCAGCTGAAAGCACTACAGACACTGGATGTGTCACATAACCTCCTTCAGCAACTACCGGATGAAATTGGTTCTCTGGGGGAGCTTGTTAAGCTGGAACTGTCCCACAACAAGCTGAGGCAACTGCCAGAGTGCATGG gctctctcctctccctcagagAGCTTGTCATCTACAGCAATGACCTCCGCCTGATCCCACATTGTCTGAACAAACTGCCTCTGCTGAAAATAGATGTGCGTGACAATCCTCTGGGACAACCCCCaacccctccccctctcccgcCTACACCTG gtcaagcagaaacaaaaattCCAGAGCTGCATCTCGGATTTAATCAGCACAG TTTCTGTGTTTCGTCTGCTGGGTGTCATGTGTTTCTCCCAGGGGGGGCTGAGCTGCTGTTCCCCCCGGGGTGCCTGTTGAAAACCACAAGACTGGAGTGGGCTGTGAAAAGGCCGGAGAGGGAGTGGGTGCAGCTTGAGGAGCATGACATCTTACTGAGTCGTCCACTGGAACTTCGACCTCATGGAATTACATTTCTAAAG CCTGTGGAGGTGTGTGTACCATACCATCGAACAAGGAGAAGGGAGGTGGTGGTGCAGAGGTTTGATGGACAGTCCTGCAGCACTCTGCCCACTGTTCtcaggagaggaagtgagacacacagcagtcaCCCTGGCGGACGTCCGGCCAGg CTGGCCTGCTGTGCTGTGCGTCACTTCTCCTGGTTTATGGCAGTGTCCCGTCCAGTAAAGGACAGTTGTTCTGTTACACCAGCTGGTGCTCTGCTGGTGTCCACTGCTGACCCTGGAATTAAGCTCCACTTCCCACCAGACTCCACTGTGCAGACACGCACAATAACTTTACAG GtgctgcatgtgtctgtgtcagaggTACAGGCTGTGTGTGGTGACCCTCAGGCCAGCGTTAgccctctgctctgcctctctcagacTCCCAGCACAGATTTTCTGCAGCCTATCAAAGTTCAGGTCCCTCTGCCATCTGGAGTCACAG GCCACACAGTTGATATGTCCTGTTTGCACCTGCTCCACGGAGACCCCACTGCCCAAACCTGGACTGACATTACATCACAAGTGTCTCTCTACGTCACCCACTTGTATGCCATTTTCTACATCACACATTTCTCATG GTATTGGCTGTGGTACACCACTCAGCGCTGTGTTAGTGGGGTGGTCAGGAAGGTCTATCAGAGGCTAAAACAGTTCAAAGTCCAGTTCCTCGTCCTCCAGCGGAAGACTGATCCTTCACAAGTTATGCTACAGTGTTTAccttctaacaag GTGGACAGCAGAGTGGAGTCTCTGTCAGAGCAGTACGACGGACCTCAGCCATCAGATCTGTGTGACCTGCTGGAGGGAGAGCAGTTCTTTGCCGGCTTTGAGAGGGGCTTGGATATCAGCACGG AGAGACCAGACTGTGTCGGGGGAagactgtgttttgtgttttactcCAGCCTGAAGAATCTGAAGGAAGTGTACATCTGTCCAGCTCAGGGTCGCAACGGGCCAGTGAGGGGACAA GTGTCCTTTTATAGAGGGGAGATTCCGAACAACCTGCCAGAGGAAGTGGcgagaaagaggaaaggagatgACAGCCAGTGGCTTGCAACTTTGCCGCTTAGACTTCCT GCTCTAAACTCAGATAACAGTTTCATCATGGAGGAGCCCCAGTATCCTCCTCTGAATCTGGGGGACCCTGAGAGTGGCTACCTGACAGAAGCCAACCTGCTGTCCATCTCTCTTCAGATAGGACAGGACTGGCGTGTAATCGGCATCAATCTTGGCTTAAGCTACCAGGAGCTGGACCGCATCCAGTATAAGTACAG GGACAACCTGGGAGACTTGGTGCTGGACATGCTGTTCCACTGGGCCCGAGGACAGAGGAATGCAGGACCCGGGGCAGTAACGAGGCTGGTGGCCGCTATGATAGAAAGCGGCAGGAGGGATGTAGCAGATGAAATCGAGGACATTGTCAGTATAGGAAGGAGAAAGTACTCTGAGTCATTGAGGAGGGTGGGCCTGGAAGCTGAGAGCTCCTCCCTCGGTGAAACACAGCAGTAG